The DNA sequence CCTAGTTTGCTTGAAGCGTGCGAAAGTGAAACAATAATGGAAATAAAGTCAAGTTACAGTACAGTAAGCTATGAGCCTGTGACTAAAACACCAAACCACTGGAGATGGGCTACACTTAAATCCAGCATTATCCTATAAAACCAAAAGGATTTCAtgatagtcattcaaaaatgtCTACTTTATGATGATGCTGGTGACAGTGTGCCTGAGAATTTTTCTTTGTCTTCATAGGACGTTTTCAATTATCATAGTTTTCTGAAGGTGTATCAAAGCAGAAATCAGCATCATATACAACAACACATGTTAAGTCAACGACAGTATTTAGTTTGTTAGTCCCCAACTCAAAGAGCTTTAGGAACTATTTTTATTAAGATACACAATTCTTCTCCTTTACAGCAATACACTAAAGATATCCAAGGAACATCATTTACaaaagggttgtgtgtgtgtgtgataaaagTTTGAATAATTCTAACCATTGTAGAGAACAAAATATACAATTTCCACTTAAAATAAATCCAAGGTTGCTCATTCTATGAAGGTAAGTATGGCTTGTTGTTGCTGGTGAATGGCACAGGTGAGTTTTGCCATTACAGAGGAAGTCAGATCCTTTGCATTGTTTTAGTCAGGGCAATGGCTAAGGGACAGTTTCACAGGGCCTGAGTGCAAATGCATGGTGCCTCTGCAGTGTCTGTTTTGTTTATTAAAATATAAATGAGTTGGCAGTCCTGGCAAACTGGTGCACATATTTCAGTGTGGTAGCTGGTGCATATTTTTACTCTCTCCTCCATCAACCCATTCCTGCTTCTTCTAGTTCTCATCTCCTCATGAAATTCTTCTCCAAGGATGCGGGGGTCCTCTGTATGGAGTGGATGTTTCTCTTGACTCGGTCCTCCAAGGATGAGGTGGAGGCACTCTCCAGCTTCATGTTACTGCAGGGAAGGACGCAAGAGTTTTAGAGGACCAGACAACAGCCACAGTAAGTATGCAATACGTGCACATGTCAGTCAGCAAGATACTTACTGGATAAAGCCAGCGTTGCGGTCATGCTTGctgcctttctctttctcccgctcTTTCTCATCCTGTCGTTTGTAACTTCTAATGTTGATTTCACGCTCTTCGTCTCTCTGTTTGGCAAAGtccatcatctctctcctcttcttctccagcTCTTCAGCAGAGAGACATCTAAGAGAATATCACACAGATAAATATAGGGATAAGAAAATCCTTTAGGATGGGGTTGTGCGATTACCATTAGTTCACCGATGATTGAACCCAAGTGTGATAATTGTATAAACAGGTGCTGTGGACTCTTACTTGGTGGTACTGCTCTGACGCCTTTGGTAGCGATCTTTCTGTGGGCTGGGGGCTTTGGGACGCTGGAACTGTGGAACTTTGAACTGGTCTGTCCTGTGGGATGAGTGGTTCTCTGATTTGTGAGAGGAGTGGTTGTCTGTCCTGTGAGAGGAATGATGGCCGTTCCCGTCTGTCCTTTGAGGCGATCGAGAGCAGGTCCTCTCCTGAGAACGGTGCCTCGAGTGGTTGGGGGGCTTTGAGGACTGATGATGCCTCCCAGCTGGAAACTGAGGAGAGAAATTAGGCGATGAGCGGTACACATCTCTCTCAGGAGGATTTAAGTAACTTTGGATTGATTGGACTAAGATATAACAACGTTCATGGTGTCACTGTCAATATATAAAGATTGAGCCGTACTGACCTGTAGTCCATAGCCAGCTGGGACATTGCGGTGGTGGGAATGTGAGTGGGTTGTTTCTTTGGATTCCTCTTTAGAATGGTGCCTAAGTAAAGATACATCACTCAGTTAACACAATGAGTCCCACCTCAACGCTGGAACGTTTTGTACTTCCaaccccttttaaacattgtgtATTTGAGCTACATACTTATGGGTTGTACCACTGGATTCATCCATTTCTTCTGCATCCGTAGGTACTAACCATAAGTCTGTGTGATCATTAACGGCGgctgagctagagcggtgtttgtgagacaagggcgAATGTCTGTAGTCCGAATGGTTTCAGCTACCCATCTATGAAAAGCTCATGAACACGCACATGTAACATGTTTTGTTCTATAACGCTCACAAGCTACAAAGGAGTCATTAGAAGGTAagaggttcttctacatagaatatcataggaaatcccaggacatagtgtctataatactgtaataagctcacagttgtcactgactagttggatatccATTTCCCAGtgagcaaaccatttctgtatttacAGCATTAATATAAATTcatttttatcaggtttttgctttggcaAACCTTATTTCTTTATGGACATTTGTCAATTAACGCAACTACTTATGacaaattgttttgtgttctacttgttgtcctgaaaagaaaatagtaaaacactTCACTGagaggctaaatataagggctagacatgcagataaatgaaaTTCAGATAAATCCTAATTAAAAGTAGAATTTTGCTGGGGTCTAAGGACTGATAGgattaaacaaacaaacaaacaaacaatcatcCAGAAGTTGCCGTCAACAATAGAAGCTGCAAGCTAGATTTGTAAACCATCACAAAATGCTCATAAGATCAAAACAGTTAAACTGAACATCTGATCATATTGGCATCTGTTTACTGCTCCTGAGAAACCTCAATTGAAGTTAGGTTTTAGGTGCACCTGtgttttttgttttcattttcagAGCTTGAGCTCAAGCTCCTTCTCTTATGCttcttctcctttctcctctctttctcctcccttttctccttcttggccttcttcctcttctttttcTTGTCTTTCTTTTCAAGATTCTGACGCAGCTGaaatcaaatttaaaaaaaagtgaaaaaCTGTTGCTGCTTTAGAACCCAGTTCATCTGAAACTATTACTACAACAGGCTGAAACTGATTTCATTCCAGTTTTATTGGAGCCATCCAACTTACCATTTCTTTGATCTTCTTCATTTTCACTGGGTTTGTCAagacctccctcctcttctcctcctctcgtTTCCTTGAAAAATAAGACACGTGTCATTATAATCACCTCTTGGCTAACAGCAGAACATCAATGTATAACAGTTGCTAGCTGGACACATTAAATGGTAAAGAAAGAGACGAGTGACTGACTTGATATCAAACAACGGGTCCTCTCTGATCTTGGCAGCCATGTCGAGGTTGGATGCAGGGGTGGAGGGGTTGAAGATTGAGCCAGGCAGGAGGCCGGTTTGTTCGGATGGACCGCTCTCTGGCTCCTCAAACTGCTGGGTAATCTGCTTGTCGATGGGGCGGCCCAGCAGGTACTCATCACGGGACACCTGACCACCTGGGCCCTGGTACATCCAGTCCAACCGGTCATCCTTTTTCCtggagtaaaacaacaacaaaaagcagtTGAGTGTTAGTGACTTCATCCAAGGGGTGTATCTCTGTCCATTTGTCTGTGGTGAGAGGGCACACTTAAATTGCTCTCATTTGATTTTTAAACCTAGACAGGACAGTGGTTTCTCTATCAAGGTGAGACCTATTACTTCCTCCTCATCACAAGGGTCAGTGAGGTGAGCATTACTTTAGAGCCCCAGTCTGCTGAGCGAATCTGGTTATATCTTCTCGAGCTCGTTCCTCTCTCAGCTCCTTCTGAAGCTCCTCGATCTTCTTCGCCTCAGCCTCGTGCTTCTGTTCAGCCTTCCAAACCCGCTCTATGTTTTTCATAGTCTGGGGATGCCAGCTCTTCTTCAAGTTCTGACAGAGATAAGGGAAAGTGATATTCGATATAATTAAACAAAACAGGGAAAGATAGCTACAATTGATCAATACAACCATAATTTCTGAATTCCAATTGTTCTTCTGGGAAGGTAAGGGATTACTACGTCTGAGTAACGCTAAGTAGTTGTGTAACAACATAACTGggaaaatataaaataaacacACCTTCAAAACTTAATTTAGGTAGGGGGTCAACTTAGTTAACTAGCTACGCCAACTAACATTAGCCATCGTTGTCGTGAGTGATGGCGTTTCGCTTCACTAAACACTAGTTCAGAAGTTGGCCGTAGTTGAATTAAGTGGTTTTGTGATTAGTTAGTTAGCTTGCtagaaataaacaaaacaaacatgcgtagctaagttagttagctagttaagcGCTAACGTTAGCGTTGTAAGCTAATATTTGCTCATACTTACGAGGTCACCTCCTCCCATCTTGACTTAGATCGCCCACTCGGTCCGATTGAGAAATAAGATATGAATAAACGTGTCCTCTGCCTATGTGGTTATTGTACCTGACAAAACAAATGTCTGTTATTATCTAAATAACATCGACATCTGCATGCTAGGCTAGCGTGTTGTGTTTTTCATAGTACTTCCGGCCTTTCTGATTCTTTTTTTCTGGTTGTTTCgttattcttcttcttcttggggaTTGGGTTGGCTGATCGCATCCAACTTTCAAGGAgcatacaccgccacctactgtactgcagTGTAAGGCCAGTCACGGCCTAGCTATATTAAATTCTCTTCGTTAGTCCTGTTCCTCTAAGAAAGTGAAATAGACCCCTAGACATCACTTCCCtcccccactacaccacccaaaccccaACCCTGTCCAACCTCTCAGACCCTTTCACACAATCTCTCCCTATCTACATCATACAATTCACAAAATATCAACACAGGCTCCACCGTTTCCTCAACTAAACACTCATCACACAGACCTGTTTCATGTCTCCCTATTATCCCCAACATGGCATTCAAACCTG is a window from the Salmo trutta chromosome 38, fSalTru1.1, whole genome shotgun sequence genome containing:
- the LOC115178393 gene encoding pre-mRNA-splicing factor CWC25 homolog, which gives rise to MGGGDLNLKKSWHPQTMKNIERVWKAEQKHEAEAKKIEELQKELREERAREDITRFAQQTGALKKKDDRLDWMYQGPGGQVSRDEYLLGRPIDKQITQQFEEPESGPSEQTGLLPGSIFNPSTPASNLDMAAKIREDPLFDIKKREEEKRREVLTNPVKMKKIKEMLRQNLEKKDKKKKRKKAKKEKREEKERRKEKKHKRRSLSSSSENENKKHRHHSKEESKETTHSHSHHRNVPAGYGLQFPAGRHHQSSKPPNHSRHRSQERTCSRSPQRTDGNGHHSSHRTDNHSSHKSENHSSHRTDQFKVPQFQRPKAPSPQKDRYQRRQSSTTKCLSAEELEKKRREMMDFAKQRDEEREINIRSYKRQDEKEREKEKGSKHDRNAGFIHNMKLESASTSSLEDRVKRNIHSIQRTPASLEKNFMRR